One window of Mastacembelus armatus chromosome 20, fMasArm1.2, whole genome shotgun sequence genomic DNA carries:
- the myd88 gene encoding myeloid differentiation primary response protein MyD88 gives MACADSQTDLWTIPLVALNMTVRKKLGLYLNPKISVAADWMAVAEAVDFTYLEIKNYEGLEDPTKRLLENWQARCSDATVGKLLSILTELERNDIVEDLRPLMDEDVRKYCENLKKKAEPPVQVPEVDSCVPRTPERFGITREDDPNGAPERFDAFICYCESDFEFVHEMIRELEQTEYKLKLCVFDRDVLPGSCVWTITSELIEKRCKRMVVVISDEYLDSEACDFQTKFALSLCPGAQSKRLIPVVYKTMTKPFPSILRFLTKCDYTRPCTQAWFWERLAKALSLP, from the exons ATGGCCTGTGCAGACTCACAGACGGACTTATGGACGATTCCTCTCGTTGCGCTCAATATGACGGTGAGAAAAAAGTTGGGACTTTACCTAAACCCCAAAATCTCAGTGGCCGCGGATTGGATGGCTGTTGCAGAGGCCGTGGACTTTACTTACCTGGAGATAAAGAACTACGAAGGGCTAGAAGACCCCACTAAGAGGCTTCTGGAGAACTGGCAGGCTCGGTGCTCAGACGCGACTGTGGGAAAGCTGCTGTCAATCCTGACGGAGCTGGAGAGAAACGACATAGTCGAGGATCTTCGCCCTTTGATGG ATGAGGATGTCAGGAAGTACTGTGAGAATCTGAAGAAGAAGGCCGAACCCCCAGTTCAGGTTCCTGAGGTTGACAGCTGTGTCCCTCGCACCCCCGAGAGGTTTGGCATCACCAGGGAGGACGACCCCAACG GTGCTCCTGAGCGGTTTGATGCCTTCATCTGCTACTGCGAAAGTGACTTTGAGTTTGTCCATGAGATGATCCGAGAGCTGGAACAGACAGAGTACAagctgaagctgtgtgtgtttgacagagatGTCCTCCCGGGCTCCTGCGTATGGACCATCACAAGCGAACTCATTGAGAAGAG gtgtaaGCGGATGGTGGTAGTGATTTCTGATGAATACCTTGACAGTGAGGCCTGTGACTTTCAGACCAAGTTTGCCCTCAGCCTCTGTCCTG GAGCTCAAAGTAAACGGCTTATCCCAGTGGTGTACAAGACAATGACAAAGCCGTTCCCCAGCATCTTACGCTTCCTCACCAAATGTGACTACACCCGGCCCTGCACACAGGCTTGGTTCTGGGAACGGTTGGCCAAAGCTCTCTCACTGCCATAA